Proteins found in one Fibrobacter sp. genomic segment:
- a CDS encoding DNA-directed RNA polymerase subunit omega, producing the protein MADLLELELDKLEKRGINRYKAVLMASQEARFINDQIRLDIVNTSEKPTTLALKRLFEGRVVENEESGEAVS; encoded by the coding sequence ATGGCCGATTTACTTGAACTGGAACTTGACAAACTCGAAAAGCGTGGCATTAACCGCTACAAAGCGGTTCTGATGGCATCTCAGGAAGCCCGTTTTATCAATGATCAGATCCGGCTTGATATTGTCAACACCAGTGAAAAACCCACAACTCTCGCTCTGAAGCGGCTTTTTGAAGGCCGGGTCGTTGAAAACGAAGAGAGCGGGGAAGCTGTAAGCTGA
- a CDS encoding FAD-dependent oxidoreductase, giving the protein MKKILITGGVAGGASFAARMRRLDETAEIIMFERGDFISFANCGLPYHIAEIIKNRQNLIIQTPESFSTRFRVDVRTGSEVISVDTVNRKVTVKSGNSTYEESYDYLVLSPGAAPIRPPIEGIDNQRIVTLRNIPDMDKIKRLVDAGQVREAVIVGGGFIGLEMAEALKERGTEVTLVEAADQVFAPADPEMAASVSQQLKLHKVKLFLSDGVRKFSSESDGKVRVFLNSGRSIDADLVVLSIGVRPDTAFLAQSGIKLNSKGAIIVDEQMRTSAENVYALGDAVEVTDFVTGEKTHIPLAGPANRQGRLIADLISGRDVKYSHTQGTSICKIFDLSAATTGLNEKNARAKNIPYLKSYTHSSSHASYYPGASPVSIKLIFSPGDGRVLGAQATGTKGVDKRIDVLATAVRHRLTVNDLADLELAYAPPYGSAKDPVNIAGYVAQNILNGLTPACYAEDIPQLKNEGYVLLDVRTKVEYEQGNIPGSVNIPIDELREKLTELDKSKPVVAYCQVGLRGHLATRLLIQNGFTAKNLSGGYRTYCAYFPEDNAADTKQSASQDVRDDGTIVSSSLQEPEVITIDACGLQCPGPVMKLKEGLDRIAENETVKIKATDPGFAADIPSWCKRTGNTLLDMKIDNGVYSALVRKGSQTNKCLLPQDIRSSKTMVIFSNDFDKMVAAFIIANGAASMGSSVTMFFTFWGLNLLRKVKNVKVRKTLLEKMFGMMMPKGPSKLTLSKMNMGGMGGAMIRYIMRKKNVYSLQTLMEEAMRNGVRLVACTMSMDIMGIKKEELIDGVEFGGVASYLNVADSSGYNLFI; this is encoded by the coding sequence ATGAAGAAAATTCTAATTACAGGTGGTGTTGCAGGAGGAGCAAGCTTTGCCGCGCGGATGCGTCGCCTCGATGAAACAGCAGAGATTATAATGTTCGAAAGAGGAGATTTTATCTCTTTTGCAAATTGCGGCCTTCCATACCACATCGCAGAAATAATCAAGAATCGCCAGAACCTTATCATTCAAACTCCTGAAAGCTTCTCAACCCGCTTCAGGGTCGATGTCAGAACAGGCTCTGAAGTTATATCAGTTGATACAGTAAACAGAAAAGTCACCGTAAAAAGCGGAAACAGCACATATGAGGAATCTTACGACTACCTTGTCCTCTCCCCGGGCGCTGCTCCGATACGCCCTCCGATAGAGGGTATTGACAATCAAAGAATTGTTACGCTGCGCAACATACCCGACATGGACAAAATTAAACGGCTGGTCGATGCGGGGCAGGTCCGTGAGGCGGTAATAGTGGGCGGCGGTTTTATCGGACTGGAGATGGCGGAGGCATTGAAAGAACGTGGAACAGAAGTAACCCTGGTTGAAGCCGCTGATCAGGTGTTTGCTCCGGCTGACCCGGAAATGGCCGCTTCTGTTTCTCAACAGCTCAAGCTACACAAAGTAAAGCTGTTTCTCAGTGACGGCGTCAGGAAATTCAGCAGTGAAAGCGATGGAAAAGTGCGGGTTTTTCTCAACAGCGGCAGAAGTATCGATGCTGACCTGGTAGTACTATCAATTGGCGTGCGACCCGACACAGCATTCCTCGCTCAATCCGGAATCAAACTCAACTCTAAAGGCGCCATCATTGTCGATGAGCAGATGCGGACCAGCGCTGAAAATGTTTACGCACTGGGCGATGCAGTCGAGGTTACAGATTTTGTTACAGGAGAGAAAACCCATATTCCACTTGCCGGACCCGCTAACAGGCAGGGACGCCTTATCGCTGATCTGATCTCCGGCCGTGATGTAAAGTACTCACACACCCAGGGAACCTCTATCTGCAAAATTTTTGACCTTTCTGCAGCAACTACCGGACTCAATGAAAAAAATGCTCGTGCTAAAAATATCCCTTATCTGAAATCTTACACCCATTCTTCAAGCCATGCCTCCTACTACCCGGGAGCAAGTCCGGTGTCGATCAAACTGATCTTCTCACCCGGAGACGGCAGAGTTCTGGGAGCACAGGCAACAGGCACAAAAGGAGTTGACAAAAGAATTGATGTACTTGCTACCGCAGTAAGACACAGACTCACAGTTAATGATCTGGCCGATCTGGAACTGGCATACGCTCCCCCTTACGGAAGCGCCAAAGACCCTGTCAATATTGCCGGCTATGTCGCACAGAATATCCTCAATGGATTGACTCCTGCCTGCTATGCAGAAGATATTCCACAGTTAAAGAATGAGGGTTACGTTCTCCTCGATGTCAGGACCAAAGTGGAATATGAACAGGGAAATATCCCCGGTTCAGTTAACATACCTATCGATGAACTCCGGGAAAAACTCACCGAACTCGACAAAAGCAAGCCTGTAGTGGCCTACTGCCAGGTGGGACTGAGAGGCCATCTGGCCACCCGTCTGCTTATTCAGAACGGGTTTACGGCTAAAAATCTTTCCGGCGGTTACAGAACCTATTGTGCGTATTTCCCTGAAGACAATGCCGCTGATACAAAGCAGAGCGCATCGCAGGATGTCCGTGATGATGGTACAATAGTGTCAAGTTCACTTCAGGAGCCTGAAGTGATCACAATTGACGCCTGCGGGCTCCAGTGCCCTGGCCCTGTGATGAAACTCAAAGAGGGACTCGATCGGATTGCCGAAAACGAAACAGTGAAAATCAAAGCAACTGATCCGGGGTTTGCAGCAGATATACCCTCCTGGTGCAAACGTACAGGGAACACACTTCTGGACATGAAGATTGACAATGGCGTATACAGTGCACTCGTGCGCAAAGGCAGTCAGACAAACAAATGTCTCCTTCCCCAGGATATCCGATCCAGCAAGACCATGGTCATCTTTTCAAATGACTTTGATAAAATGGTTGCGGCATTCATCATCGCCAATGGAGCAGCCTCGATGGGAAGCAGTGTGACCATGTTTTTCACCTTCTGGGGGCTAAACCTTCTCAGAAAAGTGAAAAATGTGAAAGTCAGGAAAACCCTGCTTGAAAAGATGTTTGGTATGATGATGCCCAAAGGCCCTTCAAAACTGACCCTCTCAAAGATGAACATGGGGGGAATGGGCGGTGCAATGATCCGCTATATCATGAGGAAGAAAAATGTGTACTCTCTCCAGACACTCATGGAGGAAGCCATGCGCAACGGAGTACGTCTGGTAGCGTGCACAATGTCGATGGACATAATGGGAATAAAGAAAGAGGAGCTTATTGACGGAGTAGAGTTCGGAGGAGTTGCATCATACCTGAACGTTGCCGACAGTTCCGGTTATAACCTGTTTATCTGA
- the glmS gene encoding glutamine--fructose-6-phosphate transaminase (isomerizing), with amino-acid sequence MCGIVGYIGNRDAYPILIEGLSALEYRGYDSAGIALVNAKGFSVYKDKGKVDHLREITKKVSAGGCGTGIAHTRWATHGAPSQINAHPHLDQSSRIAVVHNGIIENFSFLKQKLIKEGIKFCSETDSEVLAQLIGKYYEGDLVSAVRRALQDIEGTFGIAVVAADNPGVLVGARRGSPLVVGVGEDEMFLASDASAIVRHTKKVIYLKDNNMIELMHGNFNTTTLDNRKINPEIHSLDWDADALAKGGFKHFMLKEIFEQPETIKNAMRGRLLVEDGAARLDGLNLVLQELRSIQRLVFVACGTSWHAALVGKYMIEEMAGIPVEVEYASEFRYRNPIIGPNTLVFVISQSGETADTLAALREAAHKGATVLGICNVVGSSIARETHGGVYLHAGPEIGVASTKAFTSQLTVLSLLTLLLGRMRRISHSDGVAIARALEAVPKQVSKILKQNSRIEEIAGIYSHHNNFLYLGRSYNFPVALEGALKLKEISYVHAEGYPAAEMKHGPIALIDKDMPSVVLAIKDSIYDKVISNIQEVNARGGSVIAIANEGDKEIEKFAKHVIYIPKSIPMLSPLLSVIPLQLLAYHIAAMRGCEIDQPRNLAKSVTVE; translated from the coding sequence ATGTGTGGGATAGTCGGATATATTGGCAATAGAGATGCATATCCAATTCTAATTGAGGGTTTAAGTGCCCTTGAATACAGGGGTTACGACAGTGCCGGTATTGCTCTTGTCAATGCAAAGGGCTTTTCTGTTTATAAGGATAAAGGGAAAGTCGATCATCTCAGGGAGATCACAAAGAAAGTCTCGGCTGGGGGATGTGGTACCGGTATTGCCCACACCAGATGGGCTACTCATGGGGCACCATCACAGATAAACGCTCACCCTCACCTTGACCAGTCCTCCAGGATCGCCGTAGTACATAATGGTATCATCGAGAACTTCTCTTTTCTCAAGCAAAAGCTTATTAAAGAGGGGATTAAGTTTTGTTCAGAAACCGATTCAGAGGTGCTGGCGCAACTGATCGGCAAATATTACGAGGGAGATCTGGTCTCTGCGGTTCGCAGGGCACTTCAGGACATAGAGGGCACTTTCGGCATAGCTGTAGTGGCGGCTGACAATCCAGGGGTTCTGGTTGGAGCAAGGAGAGGTTCGCCTCTTGTTGTGGGTGTGGGTGAGGATGAGATGTTTCTGGCCTCCGATGCTTCCGCAATAGTGCGTCACACTAAAAAAGTCATCTATTTAAAAGACAACAATATGATAGAGCTGATGCATGGTAATTTCAATACTACTACTCTGGATAACAGGAAGATCAATCCTGAGATTCATAGTTTGGATTGGGATGCTGATGCGTTGGCAAAAGGTGGCTTTAAGCATTTCATGCTTAAGGAGATCTTTGAGCAGCCTGAAACCATTAAGAACGCAATGAGAGGAAGGCTGCTGGTCGAAGATGGTGCGGCCAGGCTTGATGGTCTCAATCTGGTGCTTCAGGAGTTGAGGAGTATTCAGAGGCTGGTTTTTGTGGCATGCGGTACAAGCTGGCATGCTGCGCTGGTTGGTAAGTACATGATAGAGGAGATGGCCGGTATACCTGTAGAGGTCGAATATGCCTCGGAGTTCCGTTACCGGAATCCAATTATCGGACCAAACACTCTGGTTTTTGTAATAAGTCAGTCCGGGGAAACTGCTGATACTCTGGCAGCTCTCAGGGAAGCGGCACATAAGGGAGCCACGGTGCTTGGAATCTGCAATGTTGTGGGTTCATCAATTGCACGGGAGACTCATGGCGGTGTTTATCTTCATGCCGGACCTGAGATCGGGGTTGCCTCTACCAAGGCTTTTACTTCTCAGTTGACAGTGTTGTCTCTTTTGACCCTGCTTTTGGGACGGATGCGCAGGATATCTCACAGTGATGGTGTGGCCATAGCGCGTGCTCTGGAAGCTGTTCCCAAACAGGTGAGCAAAATTCTGAAGCAAAACAGTCGGATAGAGGAGATAGCTGGTATTTACTCGCATCATAACAATTTTCTGTACCTGGGACGCTCATATAATTTCCCGGTTGCCCTTGAGGGTGCACTCAAGCTGAAAGAGATTTCATACGTTCATGCAGAGGGGTATCCTGCGGCGGAAATGAAGCATGGGCCAATTGCTCTTATCGATAAAGATATGCCTTCAGTGGTTCTGGCGATAAAAGACAGCATTTACGACAAGGTTATTTCCAATATTCAGGAGGTAAACGCCAGGGGAGGCAGCGTAATAGCAATTGCAAATGAGGGTGATAAAGAGATAGAAAAGTTTGCCAAACATGTGATTTATATTCCTAAGTCCATTCCTATGCTAAGTCCGCTTTTGTCTGTTATTCCCTTGCAGTTACTTGCTTACCATATAGCTGCGATGAGGGGATGTGAAATCGATCAGCCCCGGAATCTGGCAAAAAGTGTGACTGTGGAGTAG
- a CDS encoding segregation/condensation protein A, whose product MPVRKQEYEVRLELFEGPLDLLLYLVNKAEVNIVDISVSSIASQYLEYLDLMRDLNIDVASEYLHMAATLIRLKARELLPPQEGEVIDQEDGIYNREQLIQQLLEYKKFKEAAESLKVYEAEHFGAFGRGCPEVIETTSDEQELDLGTISIFDLLTAFKRVLERTGDDNEEPKHLVDVDNCRIDDRIEYVMAILTDNEEVRFEDLFKNDKRRIVLVVTFMAILELVKMQEIAFRQENNFGEIFVSRKKQNNSEVSDSQQVNSL is encoded by the coding sequence GTGCCGGTAAGAAAGCAGGAATATGAGGTCAGGCTCGAGTTGTTTGAAGGTCCGCTGGATCTGCTTCTCTATCTTGTAAATAAGGCCGAAGTAAACATAGTCGATATCTCCGTTTCCAGTATCGCATCACAGTACCTGGAATACCTTGATCTCATGCGGGATCTCAATATTGATGTAGCCTCAGAGTACCTTCACATGGCTGCCACTCTGATAAGGCTTAAGGCACGGGAACTGCTGCCTCCTCAGGAGGGCGAGGTTATAGATCAGGAGGATGGAATCTATAACCGTGAACAGCTTATCCAGCAGTTACTTGAGTATAAGAAATTCAAGGAGGCAGCCGAGTCGCTCAAAGTCTATGAAGCCGAACATTTCGGGGCATTTGGCCGGGGGTGTCCGGAGGTTATTGAGACAACCAGCGATGAGCAGGAACTGGACCTGGGGACCATAAGCATTTTCGATCTTCTAACCGCTTTTAAGAGGGTGCTTGAGCGGACTGGAGACGACAATGAGGAACCAAAGCACCTTGTTGATGTTGATAACTGCAGGATAGATGACCGGATCGAGTATGTGATGGCTATTCTTACCGATAATGAGGAAGTGCGTTTTGAGGATTTGTTTAAAAACGATAAACGCAGAATAGTACTGGTAGTTACTTTTATGGCGATTCTGGAGCTTGTCAAGATGCAGGAGATAGCGTTTCGCCAGGAGAATAATTTCGGTGAGATCTTTGTCTCCAGAAAAAAGCAGAACAACAGTGAAGTGTCTGATTCTCAACAGGTCAACTCATTATAA
- the scpB gene encoding SMC-Scp complex subunit ScpB, which yields MSKMEREDLMELEEEGGSEGSVPESSPDTLRILEALLFASDELLTAAKIKTILPNNPDARQIRKMIDSINVQLQKERHPFEIVEIGGGYQFRTVAYYHPWVRQIFKEKAAKKLSIQALECLAIIAYKQPVSKAEIEAIRGVVSDGAMKTLLEKKLVTITGRSEKPGRPLLYGTTSEFLKYFGLNKIEDLPRIEEFEAIAREKIQDLSIEELQTGESEELSEEEAEQTVESTVEQTPGASEQAPVPEGTTVFEIELPPEEEVASDKESVPEPEAVEEEVIQVQTTEEQIPEKEEEASEDLTPEELTPENTAPEEEKPEEEKNEPQEIASESQESSEDDEVEFEIGELPPASEAPSEEEKAQENVVEEESSEGGVEDETRSVPTQIVSEIKEKDSKPPVSIIETEEEALLEIDVPAGEKKLDIDIDEVEEEEKRGFFKRKKKKADPDDLEL from the coding sequence ATGAGTAAAATGGAACGTGAGGATTTGATGGAGCTGGAGGAAGAGGGAGGATCGGAAGGCAGTGTGCCTGAAAGTTCCCCTGATACTTTGCGGATCCTGGAGGCACTTCTGTTTGCGTCGGATGAGCTTTTGACTGCCGCAAAGATAAAGACCATTCTTCCGAACAATCCCGATGCGCGGCAGATAAGAAAGATGATCGATTCTATAAATGTCCAGCTCCAGAAAGAACGGCATCCTTTCGAAATAGTGGAGATCGGTGGAGGCTATCAGTTCCGTACTGTTGCTTACTACCATCCCTGGGTCAGGCAGATTTTCAAGGAGAAAGCAGCTAAAAAACTCTCCATTCAGGCTCTGGAGTGTCTGGCTATCATCGCCTACAAACAGCCTGTCAGCAAGGCGGAAATAGAGGCGATCAGGGGTGTTGTTTCAGATGGGGCGATGAAAACTTTACTGGAAAAAAAGCTGGTTACTATAACCGGCAGAAGCGAAAAGCCTGGAAGACCCCTTCTTTATGGTACTACTTCTGAATTTCTGAAATATTTCGGGCTGAACAAAATAGAGGACCTCCCAAGAATAGAGGAATTTGAAGCAATCGCCAGAGAGAAGATTCAGGACCTCTCAATTGAGGAGCTTCAGACAGGAGAGAGTGAGGAACTCTCCGAAGAGGAAGCTGAACAGACAGTTGAATCAACTGTCGAACAGACACCCGGGGCATCTGAGCAGGCACCAGTTCCGGAAGGGACAACTGTGTTTGAAATAGAGTTGCCTCCTGAGGAAGAGGTGGCTTCTGACAAGGAGAGTGTACCCGAACCGGAAGCGGTTGAGGAGGAGGTTATACAAGTACAGACAACAGAGGAGCAGATTCCGGAAAAAGAGGAAGAGGCATCTGAGGATCTGACACCTGAGGAATTAACACCTGAGAATACAGCTCCTGAGGAAGAGAAGCCGGAAGAAGAAAAAAACGAGCCGCAGGAAATAGCCAGTGAATCTCAGGAATCCTCTGAAGATGATGAGGTGGAATTTGAAATAGGTGAATTACCGCCTGCATCTGAAGCCCCTTCGGAAGAGGAGAAGGCGCAGGAAAATGTGGTGGAGGAAGAGAGCTCTGAAGGTGGAGTCGAAGATGAAACCAGGAGTGTTCCGACACAGATTGTATCTGAAATTAAGGAAAAAGATTCCAAACCTCCGGTTTCCATTATAGAAACAGAAGAAGAAGCTCTTCTTGAGATCGATGTCCCCGCAGGGGAGAAAAAGCTGGATATTGACATAGATGAAGTTGAGGAAGAGGAGAAAAGGGGCTTTTTCAAGAGAAAGAAGAAAAAAGCAGATCCGGATGATTTAGAACTATGA
- a CDS encoding reactive intermediate/imine deaminase (has endoribonuclease activity on mRNA) — MIPRLILTDSAPAPVGPYSQAVECGDLIFISGQIAIDAKTGQVSGSTVREQAALALKNLKAILGSQGLGTGSLVKTTVFLRDMNSFADFNEVYKQELEGACPARSVVEVSGLPKNVLVEIEAVACR, encoded by the coding sequence ATGATTCCACGTCTTATTTTAACCGATTCAGCGCCAGCCCCTGTTGGTCCTTACAGCCAGGCGGTTGAGTGTGGAGATCTGATTTTTATCTCAGGGCAGATTGCTATTGATGCAAAAACCGGACAGGTCAGCGGTTCCACTGTCAGGGAGCAGGCTGCACTTGCTCTGAAAAATCTCAAAGCGATTCTCGGTTCACAAGGCCTTGGGACAGGTTCTCTTGTGAAAACGACTGTTTTTCTGAGAGATATGAACTCTTTTGCTGATTTCAATGAGGTCTATAAGCAGGAACTGGAAGGTGCCTGTCCGGCCAGAAGTGTAGTTGAAGTTTCAGGATTGCCAAAAAATGTCCTGGTAGAAATTGAGGCGGTAGCGTGCCGGTAA
- the mutS gene encoding DNA mismatch repair protein MutS, which yields MNQITSGDTNIETSARSDLTPLMRQYLEIKARYPETVLLYRMGDFYEMFNEDAKIASKVLGITLTSRNHGGAENVPLAGFPYHALDRYANRLVKAGYKIAICEQTEDPKQAKGIVKRDIVEIITAGTATEDSFIDERANNFIMSFHPDGEKVGVAVCDLSTGLFQLEEVDKSEVENEIVRTDPSEILLSDIENHPLRDIIRESSKSVVLSSYDAWKFSFENACEAIKDHFRIISVQGLGLEGFNSGVCAAGALLLYLKEQKKNDLQHISAIVPRTLSEFSELDPATIRNLELLKPLQNDDVGGTLISVLDKTSTAMGARLLRRWVVSPLKNPASITERLNCVEYFKKDAFVRGELELLLKRVSDIERLISRITFERANARDLCALKNSLMIFPRIIKALSEADVPLLKQLVQSLEGFDPIASKIDAAIVDNPPLSIREGGMIKAGVNAELDEIRNASVNGKQWIAKLQETERERTGISSLKVGFNKVFGYFIEISKSNLEGVPADYIRKQTLVNAERFITPELKEMESRILGAEERLSSLEYEIFVALRKEISSQCARIQNAAVAIATLDIFLSLGRIASEYQYCRPILTQGGDLVIKDGRHPVVERMSSVGQFIPNDLEMIKKESQILLITGPNMAGKSTFLRQNALIAIMAQMGSFVPASFAQIGIVDKFFTRVGASDRLSRGQSTFLVEMIEVANILNNATDESLILLDEVGRGTSTFDGISIAWAVAEYLHETTGKRGRTLFATHYHELAELSILYPRIKNFHVKVKEWNDQIIFLRKIDTGSCDHSYGIQVARLAGIPRKVIIRAREILANLENMELTPDHKPVLARHYEEKSRKDQLELFSGVQMNAIDSAYSELIHQIQNIDIDTLTPINALNLLCEFKKKAQGLTFH from the coding sequence ATGAATCAAATCACGTCAGGTGATACGAATATAGAGACTTCTGCCCGCAGTGATCTCACTCCGCTGATGCGTCAGTACTTAGAGATCAAGGCGCGCTACCCGGAGACGGTGCTTCTATACCGCATGGGTGATTTCTATGAAATGTTCAATGAAGATGCCAAAATAGCATCAAAGGTTCTGGGAATAACCCTTACCAGCAGGAATCACGGAGGAGCGGAAAACGTTCCTCTGGCCGGTTTTCCATATCATGCCCTGGATCGTTACGCAAACCGTCTGGTCAAGGCCGGGTACAAGATTGCAATCTGTGAGCAGACAGAGGACCCGAAACAAGCCAAAGGGATTGTTAAGCGGGACATAGTGGAAATTATAACCGCCGGAACAGCCACCGAGGACAGTTTCATTGATGAGAGAGCAAATAATTTCATAATGAGCTTTCATCCTGATGGTGAAAAGGTGGGTGTCGCCGTTTGTGATTTATCAACAGGCCTGTTTCAGCTTGAAGAGGTCGACAAATCAGAGGTGGAAAATGAGATCGTGCGAACCGATCCATCCGAAATTCTTCTCTCCGATATCGAGAATCATCCCCTAAGAGATATTATCCGTGAATCCAGTAAGTCTGTAGTGCTTTCCAGCTATGATGCCTGGAAGTTTTCCTTTGAAAACGCCTGTGAAGCCATAAAGGATCATTTCCGCATTATTTCTGTACAGGGACTGGGATTGGAGGGTTTCAATTCCGGTGTATGCGCGGCAGGAGCGCTTCTTCTTTACTTAAAAGAGCAGAAGAAAAATGATCTCCAGCATATCAGCGCAATAGTACCGCGTACCCTTTCTGAATTCTCGGAACTCGACCCGGCGACAATCCGTAACCTGGAACTTCTCAAGCCTCTGCAGAATGATGATGTTGGGGGAACCCTGATATCGGTTCTGGATAAGACAAGCACCGCCATGGGGGCACGGTTACTAAGACGCTGGGTTGTGAGCCCTCTTAAAAATCCCGCATCTATTACTGAGAGGCTTAACTGTGTCGAATACTTCAAGAAAGATGCATTTGTCAGAGGAGAATTAGAACTTCTTCTCAAACGGGTTTCGGATATAGAGAGGCTTATCAGCCGGATTACATTTGAAAGAGCGAATGCCCGTGACCTCTGTGCCCTCAAGAATTCCCTCATGATTTTCCCACGGATAATCAAGGCACTCTCTGAGGCAGATGTCCCTCTGTTAAAACAGCTTGTGCAATCACTGGAAGGGTTTGATCCGATAGCCAGTAAGATTGACGCCGCAATTGTGGACAATCCCCCTCTGTCTATACGTGAGGGAGGGATGATAAAAGCGGGGGTGAATGCTGAGCTTGACGAAATCAGAAATGCCTCCGTGAACGGCAAACAGTGGATCGCAAAACTGCAGGAAACGGAAAGAGAACGCACAGGCATTTCCTCTCTGAAAGTCGGTTTTAATAAGGTATTTGGTTATTTTATAGAGATCTCTAAATCCAATCTTGAAGGGGTTCCTGCGGATTATATCCGCAAACAGACACTTGTCAATGCGGAGCGGTTTATCACTCCTGAGCTCAAAGAGATGGAATCCAGGATTCTGGGAGCAGAGGAGAGGCTTTCAAGCCTCGAGTATGAGATTTTCGTGGCGCTCAGGAAAGAGATCTCATCGCAGTGCGCAAGAATTCAGAATGCCGCTGTTGCAATTGCTACTCTGGATATCTTCCTCTCCCTTGGACGGATAGCTTCGGAGTATCAGTATTGCCGTCCGATTCTTACTCAGGGTGGAGATCTGGTTATTAAAGACGGAAGGCATCCGGTAGTGGAACGGATGAGTTCTGTAGGGCAGTTTATTCCTAACGATCTGGAGATGATTAAAAAGGAATCCCAGATTCTGCTTATCACCGGACCCAATATGGCTGGTAAATCAACATTTCTGCGCCAGAATGCTCTTATTGCAATAATGGCCCAGATGGGGTCTTTTGTGCCTGCATCGTTTGCCCAGATCGGAATAGTCGACAAGTTTTTCACCCGTGTAGGTGCTTCAGACAGGCTTTCCAGAGGCCAGAGTACATTTCTGGTGGAGATGATCGAGGTAGCCAATATATTGAACAATGCCACTGATGAAAGCCTCATACTGCTTGACGAAGTAGGAAGAGGGACTTCGACATTTGACGGGATAAGTATTGCCTGGGCAGTTGCGGAGTACCTTCATGAGACGACCGGAAAGCGGGGGCGGACATTGTTTGCCACCCATTATCACGAACTTGCCGAACTATCGATTCTCTACCCGCGCATAAAGAATTTTCATGTGAAGGTAAAGGAGTGGAACGATCAGATCATATTCTTGCGGAAAATTGATACCGGGAGTTGTGATCACTCCTATGGAATTCAGGTTGCGCGTCTGGCAGGCATACCGCGGAAGGTGATAATCAGAGCCAGGGAGATTTTAGCCAATCTGGAAAACATGGAGCTTACACCGGATCACAAACCTGTTCTTGCCAGGCATTATGAGGAGAAGAGCAGGAAAGATCAGCTTGAGCTGTTTTCCGGTGTTCAGATGAACGCGATAGATTCGGCTTACTCGGAGCTTATCCATCAGATACAGAACATCGATATTGATACTCTTACCCCTATAAATGCACTTAATCTGCTTTGTGAATTTAAGAAAAAAGCCCAGGGTTTGACTTTTCACTAA
- a CDS encoding YicC family protein, with product MPIRSMTGFGLAEGTTPSGTYKIEIRAVNNRFMELQVRLPRFASNVEQLVKKEISSVISRGSVSAVITCDREEEGTKLTWNKASVNSYMDIFNEIRDRYKLEGGVTISDLLHFSDFIKTETTTFDEKTLWKHIKPILSKAIVAFQKTREAEGVYISKDLKKILKEISRTLAQVEKRAPVRISEYSKSLTERIKKLIDSAPDPMRIATEVAIFADRLDISEECTRLRAHILKFSEDLDMDEPVGKRMSFLLQEMNREANTIGSKANDTEISHQSVKLKENIEKIREQIQNIE from the coding sequence ATGCCAATTCGTAGCATGACAGGGTTCGGGTTAGCCGAAGGTACAACCCCGTCGGGCACTTACAAGATCGAGATCAGGGCAGTTAACAATCGTTTTATGGAGCTTCAGGTCAGGCTGCCCCGGTTTGCTTCCAATGTCGAGCAGTTGGTCAAAAAGGAGATCTCATCGGTTATCTCCAGAGGTTCTGTCTCAGCAGTGATAACCTGTGATCGGGAGGAAGAGGGGACAAAGCTTACCTGGAACAAAGCATCAGTAAACAGCTACATGGACATATTTAATGAGATCAGGGACAGGTATAAGCTGGAAGGGGGGGTGACTATTTCTGATCTGCTCCATTTCAGTGATTTCATTAAGACCGAGACGACAACTTTCGATGAAAAGACGCTGTGGAAGCATATCAAGCCGATTCTTTCCAAAGCTATAGTGGCTTTTCAGAAGACGCGTGAGGCTGAAGGTGTATATATAAGCAAAGATTTGAAGAAAATATTGAAAGAAATCAGCCGAACTCTTGCGCAGGTTGAAAAAAGAGCTCCTGTGAGGATCAGCGAGTATTCCAAGTCTCTCACTGAGAGGATAAAGAAGCTTATTGACAGTGCACCCGATCCGATGAGGATTGCAACCGAGGTGGCGATTTTTGCAGACAGGCTTGATATTTCTGAGGAGTGTACCCGTCTGAGGGCGCACATACTGAAGTTCAGTGAGGATCTGGATATGGATGAGCCTGTCGGGAAGAGGATGAGTTTTCTTCTTCAGGAGATGAACCGGGAGGCCAACACTATTGGATCAAAGGCCAATGACACAGAGATATCTCATCAATCTGTCAAGCTCAAAGAGAACATCGAAAAGATTCGCGAACAGATACAGAACATAGAATAG